DNA sequence from the Pedobacter sp. W3I1 genome:
CGCCTCTGAACTTATAGCCGAAATGTACAGCAGAACTGATTAATTCCAGCTTATTGCTGCCGTTAATGAGTGATCTCCCTAATGGTTTAAGCTGAGCTGCCAAAAGAGTATCAATATTGGCGTGGACCTTTTTGCCCAGAAATATGGATACAGTTAAGATGATGAGCATTTTAAGTTTCATACGGTTTATAGTTTCTGCAATTATATATAAAAGCGAAAGCCATACTTGCATTTCGATAAAAAACTATCACCAAATGGAGAAAAAGTATGAGTAATAAAGCTTAAAAAGAGATTGTTACTAGTCAATCGCGCTTTATCTTTATTTAGTTAAAAACCAAATTTATTTAAGCGCTCAAAAGGCGGTGCCAATAGTTTTATGAGAAAAATTATACTTTATTAAGCACATCAATATTTTTATTGGTCTTTTCTCGAAGACTGATGGAAACACTATGCCTCCCGCCATTATTTAGCTGGAATGTTTAATGGACGGGTTTCGATTACCGGGGCGAATCTACACCTTTTGGATGGCCATCTGTACTTTCTAACATTTTTATTCTTGATAAGTCTATCATAAAGCCTGGGAAAAATACGATTGCCATACTTGCAACGCAACTATTAAAAGTGAATAGTTGGGATGTTATCAATTCAGATCCAGGTGCGTTTCAGGTATTTAAGCCTGCCTCTGTCTGGAAGAGGAGGTTATTCAATGGCTTTGCCCAAGTGATTGTTAGAAAACAGGTGGAAAAGGTGTTGTCTCAATAGATGCTAATTCTCAGGGATTAAAGTCTGCCAATTTCAAAATAACATTGAATTAACAGCTGATACTTTCCAGATTAAATATTAAATATAATGGTCAAAATGCGCATTCATTAACACCATCTTGATATTGAGGGGGCTGATTTTATCGAAATTAGGGTGATTTTTCTAAAAATATTGGTAAAAAAGTACAACATTAAGTATGATACATATTGAGATAAATATATTGATAATGATTGCTTTAATTAAATTTTATCTATTTAAGAGTTCTTTTAAGATTATCTTAAGTTAAAATAATATTATAAACATACTTGGCAATGATGTTAACTTTGAGTTAGTAAACAAATAACTAAATATAAACATTATGACTAAAATGTTACGAGCAGCTATGCTGTTTGTCGTATTTCTGGCATCGCTATTTCCAGCGCTCGCCCAAAATGCTGCAAATAGGCAAATTTCGGGAACTGTTTCAGATGAAAAAGGTATTACCTTGCCAGGCGCAGGTGTATCGATAAAAAACGCTCAAACTGCTGTTTCCACAAATTCTGACGGTAAATATGTAATTACCGTTCCTTCAGGTTCAGCAACCACACTGGTTTTTTCTTTCATTGGCCTTGCTAAACAAGAAATTACAGTAGGCGATAAAAGCGTGATAAACGTTGTTTTAAAGCCTGCATTTACTGATTTATCTGATGTAGTTGTAATTGGATATGGTACACAGAAAAGGGGTGATGTAAATGGCGCAATTTCTTCTGTTAAAGCGGCAGACATTGCAAACATACCACAGGTAAGTATCGATCAAATGCTTCAGGGCAAGGCCTCAGGACTTACTATTACACAAAACTCTGGTGCTCCCGGAAGTTCTACCTCTGTGCGTGTACGCGGGATAACCTCTTTGAGCTTATCCAATGAGCCTTTATATGTGGTTGATGGTGTTCCAATATCTGGCGACGCAACCAATCAATCCACCAGTGGACGAACAGTGGGTTTATCGCCTAACAATGGCGAATCTGCTGTGAGTCCACTTTCTTCTATTAATCCTAGCGATATCGAATCTATCGACGTTTTAAAAGACGCCTCTGCTGCTGCTATTTATGGCAGCCGGGCATCCAATGGTGTAATCATTATTACCACCAAACGTGGGAAAAATGGATCGGCAAGAGTTACATACGATGGATATGGCGCAATTTCACAACAAGGAAAATTTCTTGATGTTATGAATCTTCAGCAATATGCGGTATTACAGAATGCATTAGCGGATGTTGTTGGCGTCCAAAGAAGACCAGAATTTGCAGATCCTGCTTTACTGGGTAAGGGAACCGATTGGCAGGATGAAATTTTCAGAAATGCAGTAATGCAAAATCATCAATTGGGAATATCTGGCGGTAAAGATGGTTTGGATTATTATATCTCAGGAGGCTATCTAAAACAGGATGGTACAATTTTGGGAAGTAATTATAAAAGATATACTTTTCGCTCAAACATCAATAGCCAGGTTAAGCCGTGGTTAAAAGTTGGAATGTCCTTATCTGGAAGCCGCTCAAACGAAAATCAAGGTTTATCAAATAATTCAGGCGTTGTTTACAATGCTTTGTTAAGTGCGCCAGATCAGGCCGTAAGAAACTCTGATGGCTCTTTTGCAGGGCCTATTCCAAATTCAAACCAACAAGGCGGACAGATTAATCCTGTTGCTCAATCACTGGATATTACCAATGTTTTAAATAGGAGTAATCTTAATGGAGCGCTTTATGGCGATATTAAATTTACCAATGATTTAACGTTGAGATCTGAAGTAAATGGTGATTTTAATTATTCTGCCGCAAGGGTATTCACACCAACCTACCAATATGGTATATATGGAAATGCAACTGCCAGATTACAGGAATACAATTCGAATACCACTTATTGGGGATGGAAAGAGTATTTAACTTATGCACATACTTTCAATAAGAAACATAATTTAACAGCTTTGTTAGGTTACGAGGTTAACCAATCTACTTGGGGTGGAACTGATGCCTCCATTCAGAAGTTTTTAAGTAATGATTTGCAAACGCTAGGTTTAGGTGATCTTAAGACTGCAATTATTGGAGAATATAAAGATAGCCAGGCACTAGAATCTTTTTTTGCGAGGGGTATTTATACTTATAACAATAAATACAGCATCACATCGACCATACGTTCAGATAAATCTTCAAAATTTGCTGAAGGTAAGCAAGTAGGATATTTTCCATCATTTGCCGTTTCATGGCGCTTGTCTGATGAGTCTTTTATGGCGGGAATAAAGGATTTCGCAGACAATATTAAATTAAGATTTGGTTATGGTTCTTTGGGAAATCAAAACCTTAAAAACTATCCTTATGGCTCAGCTTTAAATCCTGTAGTTACAGGTTTGGGTACTGGCTTTGCAATAGATAAAGTTCCAAATCGAAATGTAACATGGGAAAGTGCCGTACAAACAAATGCGGGAGTAGATTTTAGCTTATTTAAAGGTAGAATTGATGCCTCTTTCGATTATTTTAATAAAACCTCTAAACACTTCTTATTTCAGAAACCACTACCAGCATATCTTGTTGGGCAAACGGCGGCTTATTCTGATGCAGGTGTAATCAGTCCACCTTTCATTAATGGAGGTAACGTAAGTAATAAAGGTTTTGATTTTACTTTGAATACTAAAAACTTAACAGGAAACTTTAAATGGAATACAACTGTAGTGTTTTCGAAGTATAATAATAAAGTAATATCGCTAGCAGACGGCATTCCATTTATAGATGGCAAGATTAACGTAA
Encoded proteins:
- a CDS encoding TonB-dependent receptor, with amino-acid sequence MTKMLRAAMLFVVFLASLFPALAQNAANRQISGTVSDEKGITLPGAGVSIKNAQTAVSTNSDGKYVITVPSGSATTLVFSFIGLAKQEITVGDKSVINVVLKPAFTDLSDVVVIGYGTQKRGDVNGAISSVKAADIANIPQVSIDQMLQGKASGLTITQNSGAPGSSTSVRVRGITSLSLSNEPLYVVDGVPISGDATNQSTSGRTVGLSPNNGESAVSPLSSINPSDIESIDVLKDASAAAIYGSRASNGVIIITTKRGKNGSARVTYDGYGAISQQGKFLDVMNLQQYAVLQNALADVVGVQRRPEFADPALLGKGTDWQDEIFRNAVMQNHQLGISGGKDGLDYYISGGYLKQDGTILGSNYKRYTFRSNINSQVKPWLKVGMSLSGSRSNENQGLSNNSGVVYNALLSAPDQAVRNSDGSFAGPIPNSNQQGGQINPVAQSLDITNVLNRSNLNGALYGDIKFTNDLTLRSEVNGDFNYSAARVFTPTYQYGIYGNATARLQEYNSNTTYWGWKEYLTYAHTFNKKHNLTALLGYEVNQSTWGGTDASIQKFLSNDLQTLGLGDLKTAIIGEYKDSQALESFFARGIYTYNNKYSITSTIRSDKSSKFAEGKQVGYFPSFAVSWRLSDESFMAGIKDFADNIKLRFGYGSLGNQNLKNYPYGSALNPVVTGLGTGFAIDKVPNRNVTWESAVQTNAGVDFSLFKGRIDASFDYFNKTSKHFLFQKPLPAYLVGQTAAYSDAGVISPPFINGGNVSNKGFDFTLNTKNLTGNFKWNTTVVFSKYNNKVISLADGIPFIDGKINVSFLQMTVTRTKVGGSIGEFYGYKVKDIFRTDAQLRAAPVQFDRPLTNNSAGTWLGDIQFEDLNGDGKIDESDQTSLGNPNPKFTYGITNNFSYKSFDLSIFLNGSYGAKILNALNYQLAGLSGQYQNQLATSIDFWSPTNTGSNIPAPRGGDNPNLKNSDRFIESGSFLRVQNVNLAYNLPSEFIRKAKLNRLKVFASVQNLYVFTKYKGLDPEVGNQNYNVFLTNVDSGRYPIPRTFTFGINAEF